Below is a genomic region from Flavobacterium ginsengisoli.
GGTTTAAGCAAAGTGTTATACAACAAATACTATGTAGACGAAGTTTACGACGCTGTATTTGTAGCACCAGTAAATAGTTTATCTAAATTCTTTAGAGATTATATCGAGACAGGATTGTCTGCTCTTGTTTTTGGATTAGGTAAAATAGCAAACGAAATTGCTTTCCAAGGAAAAAAATTACAAACCGGAAGTATAGGATTATATCTATTTGTATTTGTTTTAGGACTTTGTGCAATTGTTTCCTATATATTTTTAGCTCAATAATATTATTACTATGAACGTTTCTACTATATTAATTATACTTTTAATTGGTGCATTTGCCACTTACTTTTCTGGTGACAAACTAGCTTCAAAAGTTGCTTTACTTTTCAGTTTAGCCGCTTTAGGATGTTCAATTGTATTATTGAATAATTATAATGCAGGTGAAAATATCAGCGTAATCAACAGCTGGATTAATCAACCAAAAATTTCATTCGCTTTAAACGGTGATGGACTTGGACTTGCAATGGTTTTATTGACCGTAGCTTTAACTCCGATAATCATATTTTCTTCTTTCGGAAATGAATATAAAAATGCAAAAGGCTTCTATGCTCTAATCTTGTTTATGGCTTTTGCTATGACTGGAACTTTCTTAGTCGCTGATGGTCTTTTATATTATATTTTCTGGGAGTTAGCACTTATTCCAATCTACTTTATTGCTTTGATCTGGGGTAATGGTGATGCTGAAGAGCGCAGAAAAGCGGTGGTTAAATTCTTTATTTACACTCTTGCTGGTTCGTTATTCATGTTAACTGCTTTTATTTATTTATACCAAAAAGCAGGTTCTTTCTTAATCGAAGATTTATATAAAGTAAACTTGTCTGCTTGCGAGCAATTCTGGATTTTCTTGGCTTTCTTCTTAGCTTATGCTATCAAAATTCCAATTATTCCTTTCCACACTTGGCAGGCAAATGTGTACCAAAAAGCACCAACTGTTGGAACAATGCTTTTATCTGGTATCATGCTAAAAATGGGATTGTACAGCGTACTTCGTTGGCAATTGCCACTTGCACCAATCGCTCGCTAAAGAATACATGTATATCTTTATTGGTTTAGGAATTGCAGGTGTAATCTACGGTTCAATCGTTGCATTGAGACAAAAAGATTTAAAGAAATTATTAGCTTATTCTTCTCTTGCTCACGTTGGTTTAATCGCGGCAGGATCTTACACTTTAACTCTAGATGGTTTTAGAGGTGCAGTTATGCAAATGATCGCTCACGGTTTTGTTGTAGTTGGATTATTCTTCGCTGCTGAAGTAATTTTCAGAAGATACGAAACTAGAGAAATTGAAGAAATGGGTGGTATTCGTACTCAGTCTCCAAAATTCACATCAATGTTTTTAATCTTAGTATTAGCTTCTGTTGCATTACCAAGTACATTTAACTTTGTTGGAGAGTTTACAGTATTATACAGTTTATCTCAAATTAATATCTGGTTTGCTATTCTTGGTGGAACTACTATTATTTTAGGAGCTTACTATATGTTAAGAATGTTCCAGCATGTAATGTTAGGAGAAACAAATGCAAAAACTTTTGCTGATGTTACACTTAACGAAGGAGTTTCATTTGTTGTAATCATTGCGGTTTTATTGTTTTTCGGATTCTATCCAAAACCAATTACAGATTTGATTACACCAAGCTTGGAAACCATTTTACAAGTTATCAATAAGAACTAATATTTTAAACAAAAAAATAAATTAGGATTACACTTAAAAATTGGAATCCTAAATCAAAAAGATAAAAATGAATACATTAATAGCTATAACAGGATTGGGTATTTTCTGCCTATTGTTTGAAATTCTTAATTTAAGAAAGGCCATTGTTCCTATTACCATTTTGGGTTTAATAGGTGTTTTGGCTCTTAATTACTGTGAATTTGGAACAGAACAAAGTTATTACAACAATATGATAGCAGTGAGCAAGTTTTCTACAGCTTTTTCATCATTGTTTATCGTTTTGACTATATTCCTTGTAGCATTAAGTCATAATTTTTACCACAATCACCCAACGAAAATTTCAGATTATGTGGCAATTAAAGTTTTCTTACTAGCTGGTGCTGTAGCAATGGTTTCTTTTGGAAACTTAGCAATGTTCTTTTTAGGAATTGAAATCTTATCTATTGCTTTATATGTACTTGCTGCAAGCGATCGTTTAAATATCAAAAGCAATGAGGCTGGTATGAAATATTTCTTAATGGGTTCTTTCGCTTCAGGAATTATCTTATTCGGAATCTGTTTGATTTACGGTGCAATGGGAAGTTTTGACATTAGTGACATTCACGAAAGTGCCCTTTCTGCAGAGTTACCAATATGGTTTCCAATTGGAATGATTTTAATGGTTGTTGGAATGTTATTTAAAGTAGTCGCAGTTCCTTTCCACTTCTGGGCTCCAGACGTTTACGAAGGTTCTCCTGCTTTAACTACAGCTTTAATGAGTACTTTAGCAAAAGTAGTCGCAATTGCAACTCTATTCAAGTTGGTTTCTGGTATGAACTTAATTCCTTCATTAGACAACCAAGACCTTCTACATACATTTGAAGTTATCGTAGTTATTATTTCTATTGCGTCTATGTCTGTTGGTAATATTATGGCATTAAGACAAGTAAACGTAAAACGTATGCTTGCTTTCTCTGGAATCTCTCACGCAGGTTTCATGTTAATGACATTATTAACTGTTTCAGCTTCTGCTGGAGTTTTATTATACTACACTGCTGCTTATGCATTAGCTGGTATAGCTGCTTTTAGTGTAATTTTATATGTTTGTAGAGATCATGACAATGAAGATATTACAAATTTCCACGGTTTAGGAAAAACAAATCCGCTATTGGCTGCAGTTCTTACAGCTTCATTATTATCAATGGCCGGAATTCCTATTTTCTCTGGATTTTTTGCTAAGTTATTTTTATTCAACCAAACTATTCAAGCAGGATACATTGGTTTAGTAATTGTTGCTGTAATTAATTCTATCATAAGTGTTGGATACTATTTCAAACTAATCATAGCAATGTATTCTAAAGAACCAAATCAAGAAAGAACAGGAAGACCATTCCTTATTTATGCTACAGCTGTGGTGTCAATTGTTTTAAATATTGCTTTAGGTTTATTTCCATCATTAGTTTTAGACTTATTGAAATAAAATTATTTCTTTAAAAAATACTCAAAAATCCATTAAATCAGTTTTAATGGATTTTTTTATGCCTTAAATTAAGAACAGAAATTCATGTTAAAAATTTCTTCTAGACAATTGCACTTCAAAAAATCTCCATATATTTGAGTTCAATTAAATGTATTAAATTATGAACTTTAATTCAAAAAATCCATTTTTAAACAGTAAGCGTTTTTCGTCTAATGCTGAACCAAGAACAGAAGTACACCACGCTCAGATTATTGATTACAATCAAGAAATGACGGTGTCTGGAACAATCAACAAAACAGCAATCCTATTCCTAATCTTATGCGGAGCTGCTATGGTGACATGGTGGATGACTTTTAACGGAATAAACCCAATGCTTCCAACAATTGGAGGTGCAATTGTTGGTTTCATTTTAGTATTAGTTTCTTCATTCAAACCACAATTATCTCCTTACCTAGCTCCAGGATATGCATTATTTGAAGGATTATTCATAGGAGGTATTTCTGCAATATTTGAATTAAAATTTCCTGGAATCGTAATCAATGCAGTTGGCGCAACTCTTGTTACTTTCTTGGTTTGTTTAGGTTTATATAAATTTAGAATCGTAAAAGTTACAGAACAATTCAAATCTGTTGTTGTTGTCGCAACATTGGCTATTGCTACTTATTATTTAATTTCTTGGGTTGTATCAATGTTTACAAGCTGGACACCTGTTCATTACGGAAATTCTATGATGAGTATTGGTATTAGTGTTTTTGTTATCATCATAGTCTGCTCTTAACCTTTTCTTAGATTTTGATTTAATTGAAAAAGGCGCAAGAGAAAAAATGCCAAAATTTATGGAATGGTATGGAGCAATGGGATTGATGATTACATTAGTTTGGTTGTATATTGAATTCTTAAGACTTTTATCAAAACTTTCTAGCAAAGACTAAATAAGTCTCTTTTAAATAATCTAAAGCCTTTTTGAGTAAAATCAGAAAGGCTTTTTTTTATACTTATAGATTGCTTTTTCGCAAAATTAGGTTTAAAACTTCTAAGAATAATCTGTTATTCAAAACCAAAAAATAATTTATTTCTTACAAAAATAAAAATGTAATTTATTGTAATTAAAAAAAATTATAAATCTTCTATATTCTACCCGTTTAAAGATAGAAATAATCAAAAGCTAGAAAAACACGGCTTTTCTCAAGAAATCAAAACATGTAATAAATTACAATTTATGCAATTTGTTGCATTTTTAACATTTAAAAAGCTAAAAAAATAAAGTATATTATTTTTTTAGCTAAAAAAAATAAAGAATTAAGAATTAATATATAATTTCGTGTAATCGATTACAATTAAACCACTTGAAGTCGAAAGTAAAACCACTTACTTATTATTAACTATCTTAAACAAAACAATTATGAAAAAAAACCTACTTTTCATGACTGTCTTTCTCATGACAGTTCAATTATGGGCCCAAACTATCCAAATTAATGAAGCTTCTGGCTGGCTAGAATCGGCTTTTGTAAAATGGCAACCGGTTAGTGGCGCCCAGACTTACAATGTGTATTACACTGGTAACGGATTTACAGATCAGAAAATAGACGACCAACTTATTAGAAGTTATGGTTCTTATTTCCGTGCTGACATTCCGGGACTTAAAGCCGGAACTTACACTGTAAAAGTAAAACCTGTTGTAAATGGGACAGAAGGAACTGGAGCTACAACAGGAAATCTAACTGTAACCGCACACGACAGAAACGGATTTGCTTTTGAAGGTGGTCGTGTTCCTGGAGGATACAAAGCAGACGGAACGCCTAAAGACAATGCTGTAATTTTGTACATTACCCAAAATACGAAAAACACAATTTCAATGAATATTACTGGTGCAAGTGCTAATCCTTGTATTGGTTTACAAAATATTCTTTACGCTATCAAAAAAGGAAAAGACACTCGCCCATTTATTATCCGTCTAATTGGAAATATTACAGATATGACTATTATGGAAGGTGGCGATGTTGTTATTGAAAACTCCAACAATGCTTCAAGCTATGTTACAATCGAAGGTATTGGCGATGACGCTGTAGCAAACGGGTGGGGAGTTAGATTGAAATCGGCTTCAAATATAGAAGTAAACAATCTTGGATTTATGAACTGCGACAGTACTGCAGGTGATAACGTGGGAATGCAGCAAAGCAATGATCACGTTTGGGTTCATAACTGTGATTTATTTTATGGAAATGCAGGAAGCGATGCTGACCAAATAAAAGGCGATGGAGCATTAGATAATAAATCTTCAACTTACATTACAATGTCTTACAACCACTTTTGGGATAATGGAAAAGCAAGTCTTCTTGGTTTAAGCGAAGGAACAACTTCTGGTTTGTACGTAACTTATCACCACAACTGGTTTGACCACTCAGATTCTCGTCATCCACGCGTGCGTTATTATTCAGCACATATTTACAACAACTATTATGATGGAGTTGCTAAATATGGAGCGGGCTCAACTATGGGCTCATCACTTTTTGTTGAAGGAAATTACTTTAGAAACAGTAAACATCCAATGCTAACTTCTCTACAAGGTTCTGACATTTGGGATGAAACCAACCAAGTAAATAATGCAGGAACAATGGGAACATTCTCTGGCGAAGCTGGAGGAAGCATCAAAGCTTATAACAATACATTTGATGCTTCAAACGGAACAAACAACATGCGTTTTGTTGCTTACAATGATCCAAATCCGTTATACAATATCTCTGGAAAAATTAGCTCTACAACCGATTTTGATGCTTATGTAGCAAGCACAAGAAGCGAAGTTGTAAGTAGTTCTGTAAAATCTAAATCTGGTGCAAATACTTATAACAACTTTGATACAGATGCTAATTTATATGTGAAAAATTTAGTAATTGATACTCCAGCTGCAGCGAAAACAAAAACAACGCAATATGCAGGACGTGTTTCTGGAGGAGATTTAAAATGGTCGTTCAATAATGCTACAGATGATACTTCTTCTTTAGTTATTACAGCATTAAAAACAACACTTACAAATTACACAGGAACTTTAGTTGCTGTACAAGGCGAAGGAAATCCACCTGCTGGAACACAGACTTTAACTTTAACATCTGCTTCAAACAACAATCAAACCGTTGTAAGCGGAACAGCAATTTCTTCCATCGTATTTACATGGGGCGGAGATGCAACTGATGCAGCCGTAACTGGATTGCCTGCTTCTGGATTGACTTTTGTAAAAAATACTACAGCTAAAACGATAACTATTTCGGGTACGCCAACTGCAACAGTTTCGTACTCCATTGCAACTTCTGGAACTAGTGGTTCCCCAGCTACTGGTTCTGGAACTGTAACAGTAACTCCAGCTGGAACACAAACATTAGCTTCATCTGGCAATAACAGCCAAACTGTTTCTTCTGGAACTGCTATTGCTTTGATTGTATTTACTTGGGGCGGAAATGCTACAGATGCATCTGTAACTGGATTACCAGCTTCTGGATTGTCTTTTGTAAAAAATACAACTGCAAAAACGATAACTATTACTGGAACTCCAACTGCAAATGTTTCTTATACGGTAACCACTTCAGGAACAGCTGGAACACCAGTATCTGCATCGGGAACCATAACAGTTACTACAGGCTCGGGTGGCGGATCTGAATTACATAATTTTACTACATCTGGTAAAACAAGTACATTCTACTCTATTACAGGAAATATGAATTCAACTCCAGGTTCTGTAACTTACAATGGACTAACACTTACTGAGCGTCTAAAAATCGAATCAAGCACATCTATAACGTATACGACAACTAGCGCGTCTACTTTAACTTTAGTATTTGATTCGAGTTTTAATGGAACTATTAAAGTAGATAATGTTTCGTATACAGCCTCAGCTGGTATTGTAACTGCTTCAATAGCTGCTGGTTCTCATACCATAACAAAAGGTTCTGTTGCTAATTTATTCTATATTAGCACTGTTTATGGCGGAACGACTCTAAAAATGGTCGCGATCGCCGAGACAACAACCATAGAAACTTCAAAAATAATTTTATATCCCAATCCAGTTTCAAGTACTTTATATTTATCAGATTCCGAACAGAAGGTACAAAAAGTACTTATTTACAATGTTTCTGGAAATCTAGTAATTACTTCTGGAAATTCTCAAAGTATTGATACAAGCAGTTTAATTCCTGGTACTTACCTAGCCAAAATTTATACTGTCGATGGGTCATTTAACCAAACACTAATTAAAAAGTAAAAACTAACTTAACTTAAAAAGGCTTCCAAAATTGGAAGCCTTTTTTTCAAATATTATGAACTACAAATCAAATTTAATTCCCTGCGCAAGCGGAAGATTTGTTGTATAATTGATTGTATTAGTTTGACGTCTCATGTAAATTTTCCAAGCATCAGATCCAGACTCACGACCACCTCCTGTTTCTTTTTCACCTCCAAAAGCACCTCCAATTTCAGCACCAGAAGTTCCTATGTTTACGTTTGCGATTCCGCAATCAGAACCTGTTGCAGATAAAAATCTTTCGGCTTCACGTAAGTTATTCGTCATAATTGCAGAAGATAATCCTTGTGCAACTCCATTTTGAATTTCTATCGCATTTTCTACTTCGCCAGAATATTTAATTAAATATAAAACTGGAGCAAAAGTTTCATGCTGTACAATTTCAAACGAATTTTTAGCTTCTGCAATTGCAGGTTTTACATAACAGCCGCTTTCATAACCTTCACCAGATAATACTCCTCCTTCTACAAGGATTTTTCCACCTTCGGCTACTACTTTATTTAATGCTGCGGCATACATTTCTACAGCATGAGTATCAATTAGTGGTCCAACATGATTCTTTTCGTCAAGCGGATTTCCGATTCTTAACTGTTTATAAGTCGCAACCAAAGCATCTTTCACTTTATCATAAATACTTTCGTGAATAATCAGTCTTCTAGTAGAAGTACATCTTTGTCCAGCAGTTCCAACAGCGCCAAAAACAGCACCAATAACAGTCATTTTAATATCTGCGTCTGGAGTAACAATAATTGCATTATTTCCTCCTAACTCTAACAATGATTTCCCTAACCTTCCTGCAACAGTTTGCGCTACAATTTTCCCCATTCTAGTTGAACCTGTTGCCGAAATAAGCGGAATGCGAGTATCTGCTGTCAACAACTCTCCTATTTTATAATCTCCGTTTATTAAACACGAAATTCCTTCTGGAAGATTGTTTTCTTTTATAACTTGAGCAATTATATTTTGGCAGGCAATACCGCAAAGAGGTGTTTTTTCAGATGGCTTCCAAACACAGACATCACCAGAAATCCAAGCTAAAGCTGTGTTCCAAGACCAAACTGCAACTGGAAAATTAAATGCTGAAATGATTCCGACAATTCCAAGCGGATGATATTGTTCATACATTCTATGTCCTGGTCTTTCAGAATGCATTGTTAATCCGTGAAGTTGGCGCGATAAACCTACTGCAAAATCACAGATATCTATCATTTCCTGAACTTCACCATATCCTTCTTGCAATGATTTCCCCATTTCGTAAGAAACCAACTTACCAAGAGCCTCTTTATTTTGTCTTAATTTTTCTCCAAATTGGCGTACAATTTCACCACGTTGTGGAGCAGGAATTAATCTAAATGTTTTAAAAGCTTCTGCTGCGGTTTGAATTGCTTTTTCGTAATCTGCTGCCGTTGACATTTTTACCGAAGCAATTAATTTTCCATCAACTGGCGAATAACTTTCCAAAATTTCTCCAGAAGAAAAATTGTTAATTCCTGTTGATGTTCCTTCATTTATTGTCTTGATGCCCAATTTATCAAGAGCTTCCTTCATTCCAAATTGCGATGCTATTGTTGTCATTGTAACTTTTTTGGTTAAAATTGTTATATTTTTATGTAAAGATATTGTTTTAGAATTAATTTTTGATTGAAGTTAATTCATAAATGAACGTAAATTTAAGCTTATTTTATAGTATTAACAGAAACGAAACTTCAATATTGAATTTATTTAATGAAATTTGCAGTACTTAAAATTAAAAATATGACCCATTCTTTTAGGCTTCTGCTTTGTTTTCTCTTAATTTCAACAAATATATTCTCTCAAAAAGGAAAAAGTTCTTTTTCTGTAGTTCCATTAGGCGTAATGGGTGGTATTGACGAAAAAAATCTTTCTGCTTATTTAATCGCTCCAGCCAACACAACTGATTATATCTGCCTTGATGCTGGAACTGTAAACGCCGGAATTGAAAAAGCTATTGAGAAGAAAACTTTTAAAGTTTCTACAAGTGAAGTTTTACGAAAATACATCAAAGGATATTTAATTTCACACGCACATTTAGATCATGTTTCTGGTTTGATAATTAATTCTCCAGCCGATTCTTCGAAAACAGTTTATGCTACAAATAAATGCATGGAAATGATGGAAAACCATTATTTCAACGATCAGACTTGGGCTAACTTTGGAGACGCAGGACCAGGATTTCCTTTAAAAAAATACCATTTTCAGACTTTAAATTTGGGAGAAGAAACTTCTTTGACGAATACCAAAATGGCAGTTAAAGCATTTTCGTTAAGCCATGTTAATCCGTTTGAGAGTACTGCTTTCTTAATTAAAAATGAAAATGATTACGCTTTATATTTAGGCGACACAGGACCAGATGAAGTAGAAAAAAGTAATAATCTCCGTGATTTATGGACCGCAGTTGCTCCATTGGTTAAAGCCAAACAATTGAAAGGAATTTTTATTGAAGTTTCTTTTCCAAATGAGCAACCAGATAAATTCTTGTTTGGTCATTTGACTCCAAATTATTTAATAAAAGAACTTCATATTCTAGAGGATTTAGCTGGAAAAGGTTCTCTTGAAAACTTTAAAATTATCATCACACATTTGAAACCGCCTGCAAAGAATATTGCGAAAATTAAAGAGCAGTTAAAAGCTCAAAATGATTTAGGATTGAAAATTATTTATCCTGAGCAGGGGAAAAAGTTTGAATTGTAGTTTTATTTTGCCACAGATTCTAAGGATTAAAAGGATTTATTTTAATTTCTAAATACAAAACATAATTAAACCCGACGAGTTTTTAAAACCTGTCGGGTTTTCTATTTCTATAAATATTATTTCTTAGCCGTGAATCTCGGATCAGTTTCCATAACAGTTCCGCAATTATCGCAGGTTCTTAAATCTTCTGAATTGTAGAAGTGTTCAAAATGAGGAAGGAAATCTTTTTCGATATTATGAAGTTCAAAATACACTTCGTACAGTTTATGATTGCAGTTATCGCAATGCCAAAGCAAACCATCTGTAAAACCTTGTCCAGCACGTTTTCTTTCGATCACAAGTCCGATAGAACCTTCTGAACGAACAGGAGAATGAGGCACTTTTGCAGGATGCAGATACATATCGCCTGCATTTAATTCCATTTCTTTACGTTGACCATCTTCCTGAATGACAACCTTGATATTTCCTTCTAACTGATAAAAAAGTTCTTCTGTTTCGTTATAATGGTAATCTTTTCGCGCATTGGGACCTGCAACAATCATTACAATATAATCTCCAGAATCAACATATAAGTTTTTATTTCCAACAGGCGGTTTAAGTAAATGACGGTTTTCGTCAATCCATTGCGTCAGGTTAAAAGGTTTTGCTATAGCCATTTTTATTCAAAATTTATGAAAAGCTAAGGTAGTGAAAAGTATTCAGTCTCAGTTGCAGTTTTCAGCCAGAGTAATCAGTCTCTGCAAAACTGAAAACTGCAACTGAGACTGAATACTTATTTAAATTCTTTTATCAAATAAATATAAACCGGAAGATGATCACTAAAACCAGCTTCCGCCAAAGTGTTCCGCAACGGATAACCTTTGTATTGCCCCGAATTTTGAATAAGATAAGGTCTGCTGAAAATACCCGATTTCCAAAAATTAAAAGTTGAAAAATCCGATTTAATTAAGGATTCTGTCATGATAATTTGATCAAAAATATTCCAAGAATCACGATAAGCAATAGTTCCTAAACCTTTATTGGCAAGCTCTTCAAACGGATTAAAAACTCCAAATTCCGAAACTTCAGCTTTTATTCCTTTTGCACCTAGTCCTGATTTTATGCTTTTGTTTGATGGTGAATCATTAAAATCTCCCATTGTTAATACTTTTGCCTGAGGATTAATCCTTTGCAAAGAATCAATAATTTTCCTGTTCAATTTTCCCGCTGCTTCCCGAAATAAACTAGTTGCCTTTTCTCCGCCTGATCTCGATGGCCAGTGATTGACAATAATATGTATTTCTTCATCCTCTAAAAATCCCGAAACCAAAAGTTGATCTCTTGTAAAAACTCGATTTTTATTTTCTTTCTTAACCTCTATTTCGTCATCTAAAATTTCTGTTTCTTCTTCTTTTTTAGGAATTTCTTTTCTATAAATAATTAAAGGAATATTCGAATAAGAAGTTGGTCTGAAATACTTTTTCTGATAAAGTAGCGCCACATCGATACCACGCTTATCTGGAGAATCAAAATGAATGATTCCTAAATCCAACGGCTGTAATTTTGGCTCTTTTATCAAATCTTCTAAAACTGCTCTATTTTCTATTTCTGCTCCCCCAATTAAAGTTGGCGCATTTGAATTATCTGGTGTTCCAATTTCAGATAAAACCCTCGCCAAGTTCTTTAGTTTCTGCTGGTATTTCTCTGTTGTCCAATGCTGCGCTCCATTTGGTGTCCATTCATCATCATTTGTGAATGCATCATCTACAGTATCATAAAAGTTTTCAAAATTGTAAAAAGCAACTGTATGTATTTTGTACTTTTTGGATTGGCTAAAAAGGACTGACGTTCCAAAAAGAAAAAGCAGACAAAATCTAAATTTTAAAGGCATATATAAGATTTTAAAAAGACAAATCTAACTAAAAAATGTAAGATTTTTACTTAAATAAAATTTCAAAATATTACATTTGTTTCTTGTAAAAGTCTTGTACCTTGCTCAAAAAATCTGATAATTTATAACATGAAAAAAATACTGTTTTTTACTTTCTTCTTAAGCTCTTTAAATACATT
It encodes:
- a CDS encoding endonuclease/exonuclease/phosphatase family protein, with amino-acid sequence MPLKFRFCLLFLFGTSVLFSQSKKYKIHTVAFYNFENFYDTVDDAFTNDDEWTPNGAQHWTTEKYQQKLKNLARVLSEIGTPDNSNAPTLIGGAEIENRAVLEDLIKEPKLQPLDLGIIHFDSPDKRGIDVALLYQKKYFRPTSYSNIPLIIYRKEIPKKEEETEILDDEIEVKKENKNRVFTRDQLLVSGFLEDEEIHIIVNHWPSRSGGEKATSLFREAAGKLNRKIIDSLQRINPQAKVLTMGDFNDSPSNKSIKSGLGAKGIKAEVSEFGVFNPFEELANKGLGTIAYRDSWNIFDQIIMTESLIKSDFSTFNFWKSGIFSRPYLIQNSGQYKGYPLRNTLAEAGFSDHLPVYIYLIKEFK
- a CDS encoding aldehyde dehydrogenase family protein, with the translated sequence MTTIASQFGMKEALDKLGIKTINEGTSTGINNFSSGEILESYSPVDGKLIASVKMSTAADYEKAIQTAAEAFKTFRLIPAPQRGEIVRQFGEKLRQNKEALGKLVSYEMGKSLQEGYGEVQEMIDICDFAVGLSRQLHGLTMHSERPGHRMYEQYHPLGIVGIISAFNFPVAVWSWNTALAWISGDVCVWKPSEKTPLCGIACQNIIAQVIKENNLPEGISCLINGDYKIGELLTADTRIPLISATGSTRMGKIVAQTVAGRLGKSLLELGGNNAIIVTPDADIKMTVIGAVFGAVGTAGQRCTSTRRLIIHESIYDKVKDALVATYKQLRIGNPLDEKNHVGPLIDTHAVEMYAAALNKVVAEGGKILVEGGVLSGEGYESGCYVKPAIAEAKNSFEIVQHETFAPVLYLIKYSGEVENAIEIQNGVAQGLSSAIMTNNLREAERFLSATGSDCGIANVNIGTSGAEIGGAFGGEKETGGGRESGSDAWKIYMRRQTNTINYTTNLPLAQGIKFDL
- a CDS encoding 3-hydroxyanthranilate 3,4-dioxygenase → MAIAKPFNLTQWIDENRHLLKPPVGNKNLYVDSGDYIVMIVAGPNARKDYHYNETEELFYQLEGNIKVVIQEDGQRKEMELNAGDMYLHPAKVPHSPVRSEGSIGLVIERKRAGQGFTDGLLWHCDNCNHKLYEVYFELHNIEKDFLPHFEHFYNSEDLRTCDNCGTVMETDPRFTAKK
- a CDS encoding MBL fold metallo-hydrolase, with protein sequence MTHSFRLLLCFLLISTNIFSQKGKSSFSVVPLGVMGGIDEKNLSAYLIAPANTTDYICLDAGTVNAGIEKAIEKKTFKVSTSEVLRKYIKGYLISHAHLDHVSGLIINSPADSSKTVYATNKCMEMMENHYFNDQTWANFGDAGPGFPLKKYHFQTLNLGEETSLTNTKMAVKAFSLSHVNPFESTAFLIKNENDYALYLGDTGPDEVEKSNNLRDLWTAVAPLVKAKQLKGIFIEVSFPNEQPDKFLFGHLTPNYLIKELHILEDLAGKGSLENFKIIITHLKPPAKNIAKIKEQLKAQNDLGLKIIYPEQGKKFEL
- a CDS encoding T9SS type A sorting domain-containing protein, with product MKKNLLFMTVFLMTVQLWAQTIQINEASGWLESAFVKWQPVSGAQTYNVYYTGNGFTDQKIDDQLIRSYGSYFRADIPGLKAGTYTVKVKPVVNGTEGTGATTGNLTVTAHDRNGFAFEGGRVPGGYKADGTPKDNAVILYITQNTKNTISMNITGASANPCIGLQNILYAIKKGKDTRPFIIRLIGNITDMTIMEGGDVVIENSNNASSYVTIEGIGDDAVANGWGVRLKSASNIEVNNLGFMNCDSTAGDNVGMQQSNDHVWVHNCDLFYGNAGSDADQIKGDGALDNKSSTYITMSYNHFWDNGKASLLGLSEGTTSGLYVTYHHNWFDHSDSRHPRVRYYSAHIYNNYYDGVAKYGAGSTMGSSLFVEGNYFRNSKHPMLTSLQGSDIWDETNQVNNAGTMGTFSGEAGGSIKAYNNTFDASNGTNNMRFVAYNDPNPLYNISGKISSTTDFDAYVASTRSEVVSSSVKSKSGANTYNNFDTDANLYVKNLVIDTPAAAKTKTTQYAGRVSGGDLKWSFNNATDDTSSLVITALKTTLTNYTGTLVAVQGEGNPPAGTQTLTLTSASNNNQTVVSGTAISSIVFTWGGDATDAAVTGLPASGLTFVKNTTAKTITISGTPTATVSYSIATSGTSGSPATGSGTVTVTPAGTQTLASSGNNSQTVSSGTAIALIVFTWGGNATDASVTGLPASGLSFVKNTTAKTITITGTPTANVSYTVTTSGTAGTPVSASGTITVTTGSGGGSELHNFTTSGKTSTFYSITGNMNSTPGSVTYNGLTLTERLKIESSTSITYTTTSASTLTLVFDSSFNGTIKVDNVSYTASAGIVTASIAAGSHTITKGSVANLFYISTVYGGTTLKMVAIAETTTIETSKIILYPNPVSSTLYLSDSEQKVQKVLIYNVSGNLVITSGNSQSIDTSSLIPGTYLAKIYTVDGSFNQTLIKK
- a CDS encoding NADH-quinone oxidoreductase subunit N, which produces MNTLIAITGLGIFCLLFEILNLRKAIVPITILGLIGVLALNYCEFGTEQSYYNNMIAVSKFSTAFSSLFIVLTIFLVALSHNFYHNHPTKISDYVAIKVFLLAGAVAMVSFGNLAMFFLGIEILSIALYVLAASDRLNIKSNEAGMKYFLMGSFASGIILFGICLIYGAMGSFDISDIHESALSAELPIWFPIGMILMVVGMLFKVVAVPFHFWAPDVYEGSPALTTALMSTLAKVVAIATLFKLVSGMNLIPSLDNQDLLHTFEVIVVIISIASMSVGNIMALRQVNVKRMLAFSGISHAGFMLMTLLTVSASAGVLLYYTAAYALAGIAAFSVILYVCRDHDNEDITNFHGLGKTNPLLAAVLTASLLSMAGIPIFSGFFAKLFLFNQTIQAGYIGLVIVAVINSIISVGYYFKLIIAMYSKEPNQERTGRPFLIYATAVVSIVLNIALGLFPSLVLDLLK